One genomic segment of Arachis duranensis cultivar V14167 chromosome 4, aradu.V14167.gnm2.J7QH, whole genome shotgun sequence includes these proteins:
- the LOC107485255 gene encoding uncharacterized protein LOC107485255 yields MRQPQIELYVEFESIETEGIQNVLDIEDDRAAMYEGMNSDSEEDFEATYEAGDEDEDGDVGVETATENIVLHPSSSQPMDVPPFMRELDLDAMHAPEFPEYANIGVADPEDGEFRIGMEYSSRKSVVAAIRRYTIVRGVDYDVYESEPQTFYAKCKMYGRGCDWLIRASLIRKKDCWEIRRYNGRHTCTMGAISQDHSKLDSDTVANSIMPLVETDPSIKVKSIIAEVQSRFNYTISYRKAWLAKQKSIAKVFGGWDDLYQALPWWLSVMVQKIPGAFRHCKPLVQVDGTHLYGKHKGTLLVTVAQDGNQNIVPIAFALIRHEAIRAAVNRSGGDWQPPRAWWMFCIRHIGSNFLRAFKVPHLQKLVVNIGYSRTVEEYNINYKRLEERGEAYARWCDAIGLRHWVLAFDEGHRWGHMTTNLVECINSVLKGAHNLPVLALVRATYYRLNELFTRKSAEAHERRRAGFTYSVFAQQWIEANMKQAGNIVVHRFDRRNEVFEVRDMASGKDYLVAMLLLVVLTSVSIGSCMCMTCTR; encoded by the exons ATGCGACAGCCACAGATTGAGCtatatgttgagtttgaaagCATAGAGACGGAAGGGATTCAAAATGTTTTAGATATAGAGGATGATAGAGCTGCAATGTACGAGGGAATGAATAGTGATAGCGAAGAGGACTTCGAAGCCACTTACGAAGCCGGCGATGAAGACGAGGATGGTGATGTGGGAGTTGAGACAGCAACGGAGAATATAGTGCTTCATCCCTCGAGCAGTCAACCGATGGATGTGCCACCATTCATGCGTGAGTTGGATCTTGACGCCATGCATGCACCGGAATTTCCGGAATATGCAAACATAG GCGTTGCTGATCCTGAGGACGGAGAGTTCCGGATTGGAATGGAATACAGTTCCAGGAAGTCGGTGGTTGCTGCAATTAGAAGATACACTATCGTTAGAGGAGTTGACTACGATGTGTATGAGTCTGAGCCACAGACCTTCTATGCAAAATGCAAGATGTATGGGCGTGGGTGCGATTGGCTTATCCGAGCCAGCTTGATACGGAAAAAAGATTGTTGGGAGATACGCAGATACAATGGAAGGCACACGTGCACAATGGGAGCGATTTCACAGGATCATTCCAAGTTGGACTCGGATACCGTTGCTAATAGTATAATGCCGTTAGTCGAGACTGACCCGTCAATCAAGGTGAAATCTATAATAGCGGAAGTCCAGTCAAGGTTCAACTATACCATCAGTTACCGAaaggcttggttggcaaagcagaagTCCATAGCGAAGGTTTTTGGTGGTTGGGATGATTTGTACcaagccttgccatggtggctCTCGGTCATGGTTCAGAAGATACCTGG GGCATTTAGGCATTGCAAGCCTCTAGTTCAGGTGGACGGCACACACTTATATGGAAAACATAAAGGAACACTCCTGGTCACTGTTGCACAAGATGGGAACCAGAACATTGTGCCTATAGCTTTTGCGCTG ATTCGGCATGAGGCAATTCGGGCAGCAGTAAATCGTTCCGGAGGTGACTGGCAACCTCCAAGAGCATGGTGGATGTTTTGTATAAGGCACATCGGCAGCAACTTCCTAAGAGCATTCAAAGTCCCTCACTTGCAGAAGCTTGTTGTCAACATTGGGTATTCAAGAACGGTGGAGGAGTACAACATCAACTATAAGAGGCTGGAAGAGCGAGGCGAGGCATATGCCAGGTGGTGCGATGCCATTGGACTCAGACATTGGGTGTTGGCATTCGACGAGGGGCATCGATGGGGCCATATGACGACCAACCTTGTCGAGTGCATTAACTCAGTGTTGAAGGGTGCCCATAATCTACCTGTGCTGGCGTTGGTCCGAGCAACATATTATCGGTTAAATGAACTTTTTACACGGAAGAGTGCCGAGGCTCACGAACGTAGGCGGGCTGGGTTTACTTACTCCGTATTTGCACAACAGTGGATAGAGGCAAATATGAAACAGGCTGGGAATATAGTAGTGCACCGGTTTGATAGACGAAATGAGGTGTTTGAGGTGCGTGACATGGCTAGCGGGAAGGACTACCTTGTCGCCATGTTATTGCTTGTTGTGCTAACCAGCGTCTCGATTGGCAGTTGTATGTGCATGACGTGTACAAGATGA